A stretch of the Uranotaenia lowii strain MFRU-FL chromosome 3, ASM2978415v1, whole genome shotgun sequence genome encodes the following:
- the LOC129757690 gene encoding uncharacterized protein LOC129757690 gives MNMDDSPLSTVNKLTQLRKAKSNLAPVTTTSSAPVPKELIKTNSLKTDLKSVNKSPSFIKDLNEAKARNHKAGSMSDTASFTESLLESSAFVPNKEAQPDGIRGFTISPFQMSTPYSAAKTISDDGTYRISTGKKPLLDTYRVSTATKMSEEQLELPPVPTIKEPPKCQKQILLDVAPVKPNRKRRSSSATRQELQEAERMRQETEVYQKRSRSPSNFAELKAVSSHQVEYQQTPRSTVPSQRGVAQPSNKSFLSPEPRSRETHIYGGGLRSPFTSPKSVASSMQSDPVEPVVFNEFYKSPVRETGRAPGSVRSASQCSVVSSETSHRETLPLKATHSEISWGSTKLRKSEKKSIQIKNASNKKLTVKASITGPGFQLCGTDDLLTLQSQECRSIVVDFCPTVIGAAVGLLSFCSPHDSYAQRVVSLYGYGGESSVRVEGIQKGPSGPYLELGQARNLGRPLEKTFSLYNKGSLPAFARIGIDKKGLDQTFLASAVYVQPQVVIIPPNSYSHIKVIFKPRRQEVSKILQKQVDVLSITNLHILWGDEPTRHRIRKLVALVRKNDLKDPEKFTPMASICQPIPNEKEFNELESFSENVFDTIHELFLTFREYELVLTIDRALDDTMLDLTLSEDTSALFKTMCASSDAGSPRLPDEISPSMSALQSAKRDSGESWSVRPTYLEFRGDERTKQFVIKSNFYTSQFFELNSNFRPLFKFSPMEGQIRPGQEVVINVNYQSGPPVQQAIFIVVYIENEKITIPVYVRRNRPGVGTYS, from the exons ATGAACATGGACGACTCTCCTCTATCTACGGTGAACAAACTGACGCAACTTCGGAAGGCGAAGTCAAATTTGGCACCAGTAACAACGACTAGCTCGGCACCGGTTCCTAAAGAACTGATCAAAACTAATTCGTTAAAGACTGACCTCAAATCCGTTAACAAATCACCCTCGTTTATAAAAGATTTAAATGAGGCAAAAGCGCGAAACCACAAAGCGGGTTCAATGTCCGACACAGCAAGTTTCACTGAATCTTTGCTGGAGTCATCAGCCTTCGTTCCGAATAAAGAAGCTCAACCGGATGGGATTCGAGGATTTACGATTAGTCCATTCCAAATGTCGACACCTTACTCGGCAGCTAAGACCATTTCCGACGATGGGACTTATCGAATTTCGACGGGTAAGAAACCTCTACTGGACACCTATCGGGTATCGACAGCTACTAAGATGTCCGAGGAGCAGCTGGAACTACCTCCGGTTCCAACGATCAAGGAACCACCCAAGTGTCAGAAACAGATTCTGCTGGATGTGGCACCGGTTAAACCGAACAGGAAGCGACGTTCTAGCTCAGCCACTCGCCAGGAGCTACAAGAAGCCGAACGTATGCGACAGGAAACGGAAGTTTATCAGAAGCGATCGCGATCCCCTTCGAATTTTGCGGAACTGAAAGCGGTCTCCAGTCATCAGGTGGAGTATCAGCAGACACCCAGGAGTACGGTTCCTTCGCAACGGGGCGTAGCTCAACCCAGCAACAAATCATTTCTCTCGCCGGAGCCAAGATCACGGGAGACGCACATCTACGGCGGGGGATTGCGATCTCCGTTCACTTCTcccaagtcagttgcttccagTATGCAATCGGACCCGGTTGAACCGGTAGTCTTCAACGAGTTTTACAAATCGCCAGTCCGGGAGACGGGTAGAGCTCCAGGCTCGGTTCGATCCGCCTCCCAATGCTCGGTAGTAAGCAGCGAAACGAGCCATCGGGAGACGCTGCCTTTGAAAGCTACCCACAGTGAAATATCCTGGGGCAGCACCAAGTTGCGGAAGAGCGAGAAAAAGTCGATTCAAATAAAGAATGCTTCGAACAAAAAGCTCACAGTCAAGGCTTCGATCACTGGGCCCGGTTTTCAACTTTGTGGAACAGATGACTTGCTGACATTGCAAAGTCAGGAATGCCGTTCAATTGTGGTAGATTTTTGCCCAACGGTTATTGGCGCTGCAGTCGGTTTGTTGAGCTTTTGTTCGCCGCATGACAGTTACGCTCAACGGGTTGTTTCACTGTACGGTTATGGTGGAGAATCTTCTGTTAGAGTTGAGGGAATCCAGAAAGGACCAAGCGGTCCGTACCTTGAACTGGGCCAAGCACGTAACCTCGGTCGTCCATTGGAGAAAACTTTTTCGCTTTACAATAAAGGCAGTCTACCGGCTTTTGCACGTATCGGTATCGATAAAAAGGGATTGGACCAAACATTCCTAGCTTCGGCAGTTTATGTGCAGCCCCAAGTTGTGATCATCCCCCCGAATAGCTACAGCCACATTAAGGTTATCTTTAAACCTCGTCGTCAAGAAGTTTCCAAGATCCTGCAGAAGCAGGTCGATGTGTTGTCCATCACCAATTTACACATCCTGTGGGGTGATGAACCTACCAGGCATCGTATTCGCAAGCTGGTTGCCCTCGTTAGAAAGAACGATCTCAAGGACCCGGAGAAGTTTACCCCCATGGCATCCATCTGCCAACCAATTCCAAACGAAAAGGAATTCAACGAACTTGAGTCTTTCTCTGAGAATGTCTTCGATACGATTCATGAGCTTTTCCTCACGTTCCGTGAATACGAACTGGTACTAACCATTGATCGGGCCCTCGACGACACCATGTTGGACCTTACGCTATCCGAAGACACCAGTGCCCTGTTCAAAACCATGTGTGCCTCATCGGATGCCGGTTCTCCTCGACTGCCGGACGAAATATCACCGAGCATGTCGGCCCTGCAATCCGCCAAACGAGACAGCGGTGAGTCGTGGAGTGTTCGGCCAACTTATCTGGAATTCCGCGGCGATGAACGGACCAAACAATTTGTGATCAAAAGCAACTTCTATACCAGCCAATTCTTCGAACTGAATTCCAACTTCCGTCCGCTGTTCAAATTTTCACCCATGGAGGGACAGATTCGTCCCGGGCAAGAAGTCGTTATCAATGTCAATTACCAATCCGGGCCTCCGGTGCAGCAAGCAATTTTCATTGTG gtctacattgaaaacgaaaaaataactattccAGTGTATGTCCGCCGAAATCGACCTGGTGTTGGtacctattcttaa